Proteins encoded together in one Yersinia mollaretii ATCC 43969 window:
- a CDS encoding class I SAM-dependent methyltransferase, whose amino-acid sequence MTQNIYDNQDFFAGYAKLSRSVDGLEGAPEWSAIRKILPPLSGRKVVDLGCGYGWFCRYARSQGAADILGLDVSEKMLNRAKELTPDDDIIYRQEDLEKLHLPQELYHLAYSSLTLHYIKELPTLFATVYNALLPGGSFVFTAEHPIYTAPKQPGWLIADNGQKSWPLNSYQAEGERVTNWLADGVIKQHRTLGTYINLLVKQGFVITTLDEWGPTAQQIADNPALDEEKERPMLFLLSAKKPE is encoded by the coding sequence ATGACTCAAAATATTTATGATAATCAGGATTTTTTTGCAGGCTATGCCAAACTTAGCCGTTCAGTTGATGGGTTGGAGGGGGCACCTGAGTGGTCAGCCATCCGCAAAATTCTACCGCCGCTCTCTGGACGTAAAGTTGTGGATCTCGGCTGTGGCTATGGTTGGTTTTGCCGCTATGCCCGCTCGCAAGGCGCTGCTGACATTTTAGGGCTAGATGTCTCCGAAAAAATGTTAAACCGAGCTAAGGAACTGACGCCTGATGACGATATTATTTATCGTCAGGAAGATTTGGAAAAGCTGCATCTCCCACAGGAGCTGTACCATTTAGCTTATAGTTCGCTGACATTGCACTACATCAAAGAGTTACCCACCCTCTTTGCTACGGTTTATAACGCATTACTGCCGGGCGGGAGTTTTGTTTTTACCGCAGAACATCCTATCTATACCGCACCTAAGCAACCGGGTTGGTTAATTGCAGATAACGGGCAAAAATCATGGCCACTCAATAGCTATCAAGCTGAAGGAGAACGGGTAACAAACTGGTTAGCTGATGGTGTTATCAAGCAACATCGCACATTAGGGACTTATATTAATCTTTTGGTCAAACAAGGATTTGTAATCACCACTTTGGACGAGTGGGGGCCAACAGCACAACAGATTGCCGACAACCCAGCATTGGATGAAGAGAAAGAACGCCCAATGCTATTTTTACTCTCCGCTAAAAAACCTGAATAA
- a CDS encoding DHCW motif cupin fold protein, giving the protein MNIVDTPFGITNWSTIDKTEHPGEQGVAYWRTQNFGSIRVRMVEYSAGYVADHWCSKGHILLCLDGELSTELDDGRVFILKTGMSYQVADHAEAHRSSTISGATLFIVD; this is encoded by the coding sequence ATGAATATAGTCGACACCCCATTCGGTATCACCAATTGGTCAACAATAGATAAAACCGAGCATCCGGGAGAGCAAGGTGTTGCCTATTGGCGAACGCAGAATTTTGGCAGTATAAGAGTGCGGATGGTTGAATACAGTGCAGGATACGTGGCAGACCATTGGTGTTCCAAAGGCCATATTTTACTGTGCCTTGACGGTGAATTAAGTACTGAATTGGATGATGGGCGAGTCTTTATATTAAAAACAGGCATGAGTTATCAAGTTGCGGATCATGCAGAAGCACACCGCTCATCGACAATCTCTGGCGCTACACTTTTTATTGTCGATTGA
- the amyA gene encoding alpha-amylase, which produces MKNPTIFQFFHWYYPDGGKLWQEISERAEHLSHLGINFVWLPPAYKGASGGYSVGYDTYDLFDLGEFDQKGTQATKYGDKEELLNAINRLKGMNIKVLFDVVLNHKMGADEKEQVSVRRVNPENRTEFDDDIIDAQAYTRFTFPGRNKIYSSFIWDKQCFTGVDYIEEPSDEGVFKIINDYSDGGWNTEVDNELGNFDYLMGADIDFRNPAVMGELKYWGEWLLETLPIDGFRLDAVKHIPAWFFKEWIEHVRNEAGKDLLIIAEYWSPDIEKLQQYLARVEGNAMLFDVALHHKFHDASKQGEDFDLTQIFSDSLIEVDPMHTITLVANHDTQPLQSLEAPVEPWFKPLAYALILLREQGIPCVFYPDLFGASYEDNGDDGDIYQIEMPIVAELEKLIQARQHFAHGVQTDYFDDKNCIAFIRAGTEEDPGCVVILSNGAENEKTIALGADFPNKEFADYLGNHPAVITTDDTGEAAFPVNGGSVSLWVLKEFLS; this is translated from the coding sequence ATGAAAAATCCCACGATTTTCCAGTTTTTCCATTGGTATTACCCTGATGGTGGCAAGCTTTGGCAAGAGATTTCTGAACGCGCGGAGCATTTAAGTCACCTTGGGATTAATTTTGTCTGGCTTCCACCTGCCTATAAGGGCGCATCCGGTGGCTACTCCGTCGGATATGACACCTATGACTTATTTGATTTAGGAGAATTTGATCAGAAAGGCACGCAGGCGACAAAATATGGCGATAAAGAAGAACTGTTAAATGCAATTAACCGATTGAAGGGAATGAATATAAAAGTTCTTTTTGATGTGGTGCTCAATCACAAAATGGGCGCTGATGAAAAAGAGCAGGTAAGTGTTCGCAGAGTGAATCCTGAAAATCGAACTGAATTTGATGATGATATTATCGATGCTCAAGCTTATACCCGCTTTACATTCCCAGGGCGCAATAAAATCTACTCATCATTTATTTGGGATAAGCAGTGTTTTACTGGGGTTGATTATATTGAAGAACCATCAGACGAAGGTGTTTTTAAAATCATAAATGATTATAGTGATGGGGGTTGGAATACGGAAGTTGATAATGAATTAGGTAATTTTGATTATCTTATGGGGGCGGACATAGATTTCCGTAATCCTGCGGTGATGGGGGAGCTAAAATATTGGGGTGAATGGTTGCTTGAGACATTACCAATTGATGGTTTTCGCTTGGATGCAGTGAAACATATTCCCGCATGGTTTTTTAAAGAGTGGATAGAACATGTCCGAAATGAAGCGGGGAAAGATCTACTGATTATTGCTGAATACTGGTCGCCTGATATCGAAAAACTCCAGCAGTATTTGGCGCGGGTAGAGGGTAATGCGATGCTGTTTGATGTCGCCTTACATCACAAGTTTCATGATGCTTCTAAGCAAGGTGAGGATTTTGATCTGACTCAAATATTCAGCGACTCTTTAATTGAGGTTGATCCAATGCATACCATAACCTTAGTCGCTAATCATGATACGCAACCACTCCAATCACTGGAGGCACCAGTTGAACCTTGGTTTAAGCCTTTGGCTTATGCACTGATTCTTCTTCGTGAGCAGGGCATTCCTTGTGTTTTCTATCCTGATCTTTTCGGTGCTAGTTATGAAGATAACGGTGATGATGGTGATATTTATCAAATAGAAATGCCGATTGTTGCTGAATTGGAAAAGTTAATTCAAGCCAGACAACATTTCGCCCACGGGGTGCAGACAGATTATTTTGATGATAAGAACTGTATCGCTTTTATTCGTGCCGGTACGGAGGAAGATCCCGGCTGTGTGGTCATTCTTTCTAATGGTGCTGAAAATGAAAAAACAATTGCCCTCGGCGCTGATTTCCCGAATAAAGAGTTCGCCGATTATTTAGGTAACCACCCAGCCGTTATTACGACTGATGACACGGGAGAAGCGGCATTCCCAGTGAATGGTGGGAGTGTCAGTCTTTGGGTACTGAAAGAGTTTTTGTCATAA
- a CDS encoding methyl-accepting chemotaxis protein, producing the protein MKKFSDLSILTKLLSGFSVVIVMMLLLGAVALSQLSSNNARLEAYRDSWLPGVRYALEMRGVLAELRLQQVQYIASSTEKEREGHRLEILQAVDNFRAAQNRFLKLPEGYNDSVLFKRIMSDFDNFSQANSIVIDAVNSNQLAEASKISGDTSRKYRTQLMKDLAELVVLEVQGGEKAATEGQQSFNTAKNLLIALLLFAILISALLAIIIARNLSRLLGGEPAYAVAIMGHIAAGNLSTEIKLRPGDQNSLLASLNTMNQQLKSTINEIMHGSESISVASNQIAQGNTDLSQRTEEQASSLIQTSANMQELTQTVRQNADNARQASELAINTSATATEGGIIVDEMRLHMQEISNSSKKIVDIIAVIEGIAFQTNILALNAAVEAARAGNEGKGFAVVASEVRTLAQKSANAAKEIKLLIVGTVEKINAGSERADHASQAMGEIVDSVGKVAHIVGEISTASQEQHIGIQEIGIAVEQMDQVTQQNAALVEEAAAAAQSLTEQGAELRQVIRFFQISGSTIS; encoded by the coding sequence ATGAAAAAGTTTTCCGACCTCTCCATTTTGACAAAATTACTCTCAGGGTTCTCTGTTGTTATTGTAATGATGTTGTTACTTGGTGCAGTAGCGCTATCTCAGTTAAGCAGTAATAACGCCAGACTGGAGGCCTACCGAGACAGTTGGTTGCCAGGTGTCCGCTATGCATTGGAAATGCGCGGTGTTTTAGCAGAGTTGCGACTACAACAGGTTCAATACATTGCTTCATCGACAGAAAAAGAACGCGAGGGCCATCGGCTGGAGATTTTACAGGCTGTTGATAATTTCCGCGCAGCGCAAAATCGATTTTTAAAGTTGCCTGAAGGCTATAACGACTCAGTGTTATTTAAGCGAATAATGTCAGACTTCGACAATTTCTCTCAAGCAAACAGTATTGTTATTGATGCCGTTAATAGTAACCAATTGGCCGAAGCTAGTAAGATAAGCGGTGATACCTCCAGAAAATACCGTACGCAATTAATGAAAGACTTAGCTGAATTAGTCGTACTAGAAGTTCAGGGGGGAGAGAAAGCAGCAACAGAAGGTCAACAAAGCTTCAATACGGCTAAAAACCTATTGATCGCTTTATTATTGTTCGCAATTTTAATTTCCGCACTACTTGCTATCATAATTGCTCGCAATCTATCCCGCTTATTGGGCGGCGAGCCAGCATACGCGGTCGCTATTATGGGACACATCGCGGCGGGTAATTTATCAACTGAAATAAAGCTTCGCCCTGGTGATCAAAATAGCTTACTGGCTTCTTTGAACACGATGAACCAGCAGTTAAAAAGTACGATTAATGAGATCATGCACGGTAGCGAGTCAATCTCTGTTGCATCAAATCAAATTGCACAAGGTAATACTGATTTATCGCAGCGCACTGAAGAGCAAGCATCTTCACTCATTCAAACCTCGGCTAATATGCAGGAATTGACCCAAACTGTACGACAAAATGCCGATAATGCGCGACAAGCAAGTGAATTGGCCATTAATACCTCAGCTACAGCAACCGAAGGCGGTATTATTGTTGATGAAATGCGACTTCACATGCAGGAAATATCAAACAGCTCAAAGAAAATTGTCGATATTATCGCTGTAATTGAAGGGATTGCTTTCCAAACGAATATATTAGCCCTCAATGCGGCAGTTGAAGCGGCCAGAGCCGGTAATGAAGGCAAAGGATTCGCTGTTGTCGCAAGTGAAGTACGTACATTGGCCCAAAAAAGCGCAAATGCGGCGAAAGAAATTAAGCTGCTCATCGTCGGTACAGTTGAAAAAATTAATGCTGGTTCAGAACGGGCTGATCATGCAAGTCAGGCCATGGGCGAGATTGTTGATTCGGTGGGCAAAGTTGCGCATATTGTTGGCGAAATATCCACTGCGTCACAAGAACAGCATATTGGCATTCAAGAGATCGGTATCGCGGTAGAACAAATGGACCAAGTGACACAACAGAATGCGGCATTGGTTGAAGAAGCCGCAGCAGCGGCGCAATCATTAACTGAACAAGGGGCAGAATTGCGTCAAGTTATTCGCTTCTTTCAAATTAGTGGTTCCACAATAAGCTAG
- a CDS encoding GlpM family protein has translation MGLLLKALIGASVVVLIGILSKTRNYYIAGLIPLFPTFALIAHYIVGKERSIEALRTTIIFGLWAIIPYFIYLISLYFFIEHLRLSQALVAAVVCWIIAAWILISLWSQWNS, from the coding sequence ATGGGACTATTGCTTAAGGCACTGATCGGTGCCAGCGTTGTGGTATTGATTGGGATATTATCGAAAACGCGTAATTACTATATTGCTGGTTTAATTCCGTTGTTCCCTACCTTCGCTCTCATTGCACACTATATAGTGGGTAAAGAGCGCAGCATCGAAGCATTACGTACAACCATTATATTTGGTTTATGGGCCATCATTCCTTACTTTATCTATCTGATATCACTTTATTTTTTCATCGAACATCTGCGCTTATCGCAGGCTCTTGTTGCTGCTGTAGTATGTTGGATTATTGCTGCATGGATACTCATATCCCTCTGGAGCCAATGGAACAGCTAG
- a CDS encoding DUF2594 family protein, translating to MSNPDFTTSADPETLANEVACLKATLTLLLKAIGQADAGKVILNIERSIAGIEDAAQAEVFTNTVAQIKNGYRQ from the coding sequence ATGAGTAATCCAGACTTTACCACTTCTGCTGACCCAGAAACTTTAGCAAATGAAGTTGCCTGCTTGAAAGCAACATTAACTCTGCTGCTAAAAGCGATCGGCCAAGCCGATGCTGGGAAAGTAATCTTAAATATCGAACGCTCTATTGCCGGTATCGAAGACGCTGCTCAAGCTGAAGTTTTTACCAATACAGTGGCTCAAATCAAGAACGGCTATCGCCAATAG
- the uvrY gene encoding UvrY/SirA/GacA family response regulator transcription factor, with translation MISVLLVDDHELVRAGIRRILEDIKGIKVAGEMQCGEDAVKWCRSHVVDIVLMDMNMPGIGGLEATRKILRYSPDTKVIMLTIHTENPLPAKVMQAGAGGYLSKGAAPQDVVAAIRAVHSGQRYIASDIAQQMALSQLEPPAETPFSCLSERELQIMLMITKGQKVNEISEQLHLSPKTVNSYRYRMFSKLNISGDVELTHLAIRHGLFNAEMLSNSD, from the coding sequence TTGATTAGCGTTCTTCTTGTTGATGACCACGAACTGGTGCGCGCAGGGATACGACGCATTCTTGAAGATATCAAGGGTATCAAGGTAGCGGGTGAGATGCAGTGTGGTGAAGATGCGGTAAAATGGTGCCGTAGCCATGTTGTTGATATTGTATTGATGGATATGAATATGCCCGGCATCGGCGGGTTGGAAGCTACGCGTAAGATTTTGCGTTATTCTCCAGATACTAAAGTTATCATGCTAACCATTCATACGGAAAATCCGTTGCCGGCGAAAGTCATGCAGGCGGGTGCTGGTGGGTATTTAAGTAAAGGTGCGGCACCTCAGGATGTTGTTGCAGCTATCCGTGCGGTTCATTCGGGGCAACGTTATATCGCTTCGGATATTGCACAACAGATGGCGTTGAGCCAGTTGGAACCGCCCGCTGAGACACCTTTTAGCTGTTTATCAGAGCGTGAGTTACAAATTATGCTAATGATAACTAAAGGCCAAAAGGTGAATGAAATATCGGAGCAACTTCACTTGAGTCCAAAAACAGTGAATAGCTATCGATACCGGATGTTTAGCAAACTGAATATTAGTGGTGATGTTGAATTGACACATTTGGCTATCCGCCATGGTCTGTTTAACGCGGAGATGTTATCTAATAGTGACTGA
- the uvrC gene encoding excinuclease ABC subunit UvrC — protein sequence MTDCFDSKEFLKTVTSQPGVYRMYDKAGTVIYVGKAKDLKKRLTSYFRAQVASRKTETLVKNIAQIDVTVTHTETEALLLEHNYIKLYQPRYNVLLRDDKSYPLIFLSADTHPRLAIHRGAKHEKGEYFGPFPNSYAVRETLALLQKLFPVRQCENSVYRNRSRPCLQYQIGRCSGPCVAGLVSDEEYQRQVDYVRLFLSGKDQQVLTQLISRMEEASKSLHFEDAARIRDQIQAVRRVTEQQFVSGDSEDLDVIGVAFDAGLACVHVLFIRQGKVLGSRSYFPKVPAGTELSEVVQTFVGQFYLQGSQGRTLPGEILLDFSLEEKDLLASSLSELAGRKIQIQSRPRGDRARYLKLARTNASTALITRLSQQSTIHQRMKELAKILKLDEINRMECFDISHTMGEQTVASCVVFDANGPVRSEYRRYNISGITPGDDYAAMSQVLKRRYGKALDEKKIPDIIFIDGGKGQLSQAFDVFASLNVPWDKQKPLLVGVAKGSDRKAGLETLFLAAEGEGFSLPPDSPALHLIQHIRDDSHNHAITGHRQRRSKVKNTSALETIEGIGPKRRQILLKYMGGLQPLLNASVEEIAKVPSISQALAEKIYNALKH from the coding sequence GTGACTGATTGTTTTGATTCTAAAGAGTTTTTAAAAACTGTCACCAGTCAGCCTGGCGTCTACCGTATGTATGATAAGGCGGGGACAGTTATTTATGTCGGTAAAGCAAAAGACCTTAAAAAGCGCCTGACGAGTTATTTTCGTGCCCAAGTTGCGAGCCGTAAAACGGAGACCCTGGTCAAGAATATAGCTCAGATTGACGTGACCGTGACTCATACGGAAACGGAAGCTTTGTTGCTTGAGCATAATTACATCAAGCTTTATCAGCCTCGTTACAATGTGTTGTTGCGGGATGATAAGTCGTACCCACTTATTTTCTTAAGTGCGGATACACATCCACGTCTGGCTATTCATCGCGGAGCAAAGCACGAGAAAGGGGAGTACTTCGGGCCATTTCCAAACTCCTATGCTGTCCGCGAAACACTGGCATTACTGCAAAAGCTTTTTCCGGTCAGACAGTGTGAAAATAGTGTTTACCGCAACCGTTCACGGCCCTGCTTGCAATACCAAATTGGTCGTTGCTCTGGGCCTTGTGTCGCAGGGCTGGTGAGTGACGAAGAGTATCAACGTCAGGTTGATTACGTGCGCTTGTTCCTGTCGGGCAAAGATCAGCAAGTCTTAACCCAACTGATTTCTCGCATGGAAGAGGCCAGTAAATCGCTGCATTTTGAAGATGCGGCACGTATTCGTGATCAAATACAAGCGGTGCGACGAGTTACTGAGCAGCAGTTTGTTTCCGGGGATAGTGAGGATCTCGATGTCATCGGTGTTGCATTCGATGCCGGATTAGCTTGTGTTCATGTGCTATTTATACGACAGGGAAAAGTGCTGGGAAGCCGAAGTTATTTCCCGAAAGTGCCTGCGGGAACGGAGCTAAGTGAGGTCGTCCAAACATTTGTTGGGCAGTTTTACTTACAAGGCAGCCAAGGGCGCACACTTCCTGGCGAAATCCTGTTGGACTTCTCACTTGAAGAAAAGGATCTGTTGGCCTCATCTCTGTCTGAGCTAGCCGGAAGGAAAATTCAGATTCAAAGTCGACCTCGGGGCGATCGAGCGCGCTACCTTAAGCTTGCTCGTACAAATGCCTCAACCGCTTTGATTACTCGTTTATCGCAACAATCAACCATTCATCAGCGGATGAAAGAGTTGGCCAAGATTCTCAAGCTTGATGAGATCAATCGTATGGAGTGTTTTGATATCAGTCATACGATGGGAGAACAAACAGTCGCATCTTGTGTCGTATTTGATGCAAATGGGCCTGTACGTTCAGAATATAGGCGCTACAATATTAGTGGCATCACTCCCGGTGATGATTATGCAGCGATGTCCCAAGTGCTTAAGCGTCGATATGGTAAAGCATTAGACGAGAAAAAAATTCCTGATATCATTTTTATTGACGGCGGGAAAGGTCAGTTATCTCAAGCTTTTGACGTCTTTGCTTCGCTCAACGTGCCATGGGATAAGCAAAAACCTTTACTAGTGGGGGTTGCAAAGGGAAGTGATCGGAAAGCGGGGTTGGAAACATTGTTCCTTGCGGCGGAAGGGGAAGGTTTTTCGTTACCACCAGATTCACCCGCGTTGCATTTGATCCAGCATATTCGTGATGATTCTCACAACCACGCAATCACTGGACATAGGCAGCGCCGTTCTAAAGTAAAAAACACCAGTGCGTTAGAAACGATAGAGGGGATCGGCCCAAAAAGACGGCAAATTTTGCTGAAATATATGGGTGGGCTGCAACCTTTACTTAACGCAAGCGTCGAGGAAATTGCAAAAGTGCCGAGTATTTCACAAGCATTGGCAGAAAAAATCTACAATGCATTGAAACACTGA
- the pgsA gene encoding CDP-diacylglycerol--glycerol-3-phosphate 3-phosphatidyltransferase gives MQLNIPTWLTLFRVVLIPFFVLAFYLPFVWAPMVCAIIFVFAAATDWFDGFLARRWKQTTRFGAFLDPVADKVMVAIALVLVAEHYHVWWITLPAATMIAREIIISSLREWMAELGKRSSVAVSWIGKVKTTAQMGSLVGLLWRPDHNIELASFVLLYIAAVLTFWSMFQYLNAAWKDLLEP, from the coding sequence ATGCAATTGAATATACCGACTTGGCTTACCCTGTTTCGTGTTGTACTTATCCCATTCTTCGTTCTGGCGTTTTACCTGCCATTCGTATGGGCTCCGATGGTTTGTGCCATCATATTTGTATTTGCAGCGGCAACTGATTGGTTTGATGGTTTTTTAGCCCGTCGCTGGAAGCAAACAACCCGCTTTGGGGCTTTTCTTGATCCGGTAGCGGATAAGGTTATGGTCGCGATTGCCTTAGTGCTGGTTGCTGAGCATTACCATGTCTGGTGGATTACATTACCAGCAGCAACCATGATAGCCCGAGAAATTATCATTTCCTCCCTCCGTGAGTGGATGGCTGAACTTGGTAAACGCAGCAGCGTCGCGGTCTCATGGATTGGCAAAGTTAAAACAACAGCTCAAATGGGGTCACTTGTTGGCTTACTTTGGCGTCCAGACCATAACATCGAGCTGGCCAGCTTTGTTCTTCTTTACATTGCTGCGGTTCTGACATTTTGGTCAATGTTTCAATATTTAAACGCGGCTTGGAAAGATTTGCTCGAACCTTGA
- a CDS encoding DNA-binding transcriptional regulator, whose product MMHCPRCKFAAHARSSRYLSDETKERYHQCTNINCGKTFKTHETIVDTIMEPGIINAVPPHPKGNQGVLWM is encoded by the coding sequence ATGATGCATTGCCCACGCTGTAAATTTGCAGCACACGCGAGATCCAGTCGTTACCTTAGTGATGAAACTAAAGAACGCTATCACCAGTGCACGAATATTAATTGCGGCAAAACCTTTAAGACCCATGAAACAATCGTTGATACGATAATGGAGCCGGGAATAATTAATGCTGTACCGCCCCACCCTAAAGGGAATCAAGGTGTGTTGTGGATGTAA